In Ascaphus truei isolate aAscTru1 chromosome 5, aAscTru1.hap1, whole genome shotgun sequence, one genomic interval encodes:
- the MTHFD2 gene encoding bifunctional methylenetetrahydrofolate dehydrogenase/cyclohydrolase, mitochondrial: protein MATITTLAALRSLCCSARVTVRPFHATACRNEAVIISGRKLARQIRQEARHEVEQWVAAGNKRPHLSVVLVGNNPASHSYVLNKTKAAADVGISSETILKPTSITEEELLDLISKLNNDCKVDGLLVQLPLPEHIDEREICNAVTPDKDVDGFHVVNVGRMCLDQYSMLPATPWGVWEIIKRTGIPTLGKNVVVAGRSKNVGMPIAMLLHTDGGHERPGGDATVTISHRYTPKEQLKMHTKLADIVVAAAGIPNLITADMIKEGAVVIDVGINRVQDPVTGKDKLVGDVDFEGVRKKASYITPVPGGVGPMTVAMLMKNTIIASKRMLKHTELQAVAV from the exons atggcaaccatcACCACTCTCGCTGCCCTGCGCTCACTCTGCTGTTCTGCGAGGGTCACGGTCCGGCCTTTCCACGCCACCGCCTGCCG GAACGAGGCAGTCATCATATCCGGGAGGAAGCTGGCCCGGCAGATCCGGCAAGAAGCTCGGCATGAGGTAGAGCAGTGGGTGGCAGCTGGTAACAAGAGACCTCACCTCAGCGTGGTTCTAGTTGGGAACAACCCAGCCAGCCATTCTTATGTGCTAAACAAGACAAAAGCCGCTGCTGACGTCG GGATCAGCAGTGAAACCATCTTAAAACCAACGTCCATCACGGAAGAGGAACTGCTTGATCTGATCAGCAAACTTAACAACGATTGCAAAGTCGATGGACTTCTGGTGCAGCTTCCACTCCCAG AACATATTGACGAGAGGGAGATCTGCAACGCGGTGACTCCAGACAAAGATGTGGACGGCTTCCATGTAGTTAATGTCGGGCGGATGTGTCTGGACCAGTACTCCATGCTGCCAGCCACCCCCTGGGGGGTGTGGGAGATCATCAAGCGGACCG GAATCCCCACTCTGGGTAAGAATGTTGTGGTAGCCGGCAGATCCAAAAATGTGGGAATGCCCATCGCAATGCTGCTCCATACAGACGGGGGACACGAGCGTCCTGGAG GCGATGCAACAGTAACAATATCTCACCGTTACACTCCTAAAGAACAGTTAAAGATGCACACAAAACTTGCCGATATTGTGGTGGCGGCTGCAG GTATTCCTAATCTCATCACAGCGGATATGATCAAGGAAGGAGCTGTAGTAATAGATGTTGGAATCAACCGAGTACAGGATCCTGTGACCGGCAAAGATAAACTTGTAGGAGATGTGGATTTTGAGG GGGTAAGAAAGAAGGCGAGTTACATCACCCCAGTCCCAGGAGGCGTTGGGCCCATGACGGTCGCCATGCTCATGAAGAATACCATCATTGCATCCAAGAGAATGTTAAAGCACACAGAGCTCCAAGCAGTCGCTGTTTAA